One region of Mangifera indica cultivar Alphonso chromosome 3, CATAS_Mindica_2.1, whole genome shotgun sequence genomic DNA includes:
- the LOC123210818 gene encoding protein DETOXIFICATION 55-like — protein MKMFAAEKSQKYPAMPEVVEEVKTISDIGLPIAAMSLAGYLKNMILVVCMGRLGSLELAGGALAIGFTNITGYSVLSGLAMGMEPICGQGFGSKNLTLVSLTLKRTIFMLLLASVAIGFLWFNLEPLMLILHQNPDITRVASIYCRYAIPDLIANSLLHPLRIYLRSKGTTWPLMWCTLLSIVFHLPIAIFLAFNLSLGVSGIAISNFITNFNTLFFLVCYMRYTSTPEEKPLCTPLIIDQSLSLPLNSSSLGDEWKTLLQLAIPSCVAVCLEWWWYEFMTILAGYLINPRVALATSALVIQTTSLMYTLPMALSASVSSRVGNELGAGRPEKARLATVVAVGLALFVSVFGLLGTTLGREAWAKIFTKDSEVLELTKTVLPIIGLCEIANCPQTTSCGILRGSARPGIGATINFYSFYLVGAPLAVVLAFLWKLGFVGLCYGLLGAQIACVMSILTVVFNTDWEKESIKAADLVGKSNTPAHADRIITCEEGLIGFLKEDDFEK, from the exons ATGAAGATGTTTGCAGCAGAGAAATCTCAAAAGTATCCGGCAATGCCAGag gtGGTGGAGGAGGTAAAGACAATATCAGATATAGGTTTGCCAATAGCGGCTATGAGCTTGGCGGGGtatctgaaaaatatgattttagttGTGTGCATGGGAAGACTTGGAAGTCTTGAACTTGCAGGGGGGGCTTTAGCCATCGGCTTCACAAACATCACCGGTTATTCGGTTTTATCAGGCTTGGCCATGGGGATGGAACCTATTTGTGGTCAAGGTTTTGGTTCAAAGAACCTGACCTTAGTATCTCTCACTCTAAAGAGAACCATTTTCATGCTACTTCTTGCTTCAGTAGCAATTGGATTTTTATGGTTTAATCTTGAACCTCTCATGCTTATTCTTCATCAAAACCCCGATATAACAAGAGTTGCTAGCATTTATTGTCGCTATGCCATCCCAGACCTGATCGCTAATAGTCTTCTTCATCCTTTACGTATTTATTTGCGCAGTAAAGGAACAACATGGCCACTGATGTGGTGCACTTTACTCTCAATTGTTTTTCACCTCCCCATTGCTATTTTTTTGGCCTTCAATCTTAGTCTTGGCGTCTCTGGAATCGCAATTTCCAACTTCATCACAAATTTTAACACCCTTTTCTTCCTTGTTTGTTACATGCGCTATACTAGTACACCCGAGGAAAAACCATTATGTACACCATTAATAATCGATCAATCATTGTCATTGCCTTTAAATAGTTCTTCATTAGGGGACGAATGGAAAACTCTTCTTCAACTTGCCATTCCAAGCTGTGTAGCTGTTTGTTTGGAGTGGTGGTGGTATGAGTTCATGACGATTTTAGCTGGGTATTTAATCAATCCTCGTGTTGCTCTTGCAACATCAGCTTTAGTAATACAAACAACATCTCTAATGTACACATTGCCAATGGCTCTTAGTGCATCTGTATCGAGCAGAGTAGGCAACGAACTTGGAGCAGGGAGGCCAGAGAAGGCACGTTTGGCCACAGTGGTAGCCGTAGGATTAGCCTTATTTGTGTCAGTATTCGGGTTGTTAGGTACAACTCTCGGACGAGAAGCATGGGCTAAAATCTTTACTAAAGATAGCGAAGTTCTTGAGCTAACTAAGACTGTACTACCCATTATTGGCTTATGTGAGATAGCAAATTGCCCACAAACCACAAGCTGTGGGATTCTCAGAGGGAGTGCTAGGCCCGGAATTGGGGCAACGATAAACTTTTACTCATTTTACTTGGTGGGTGCACCGTTGGCGGTTGTATTGGCCTTTCTTTGGAAATTAGGCTTTGTGGGTCTGTGTTATGGCCTTCTTGGGGCTCAAATTGCATGTGTCATGTCAATTTTAACTGTGGTGTTTAACACAGATTGGGAAAAGGAGTCGATTAAGGCCGCAGACTTGGTGGGCAAAAGTAACACGCCGGCACATGCAGACAGAATAATCACATGTGAAGAAGGTCTTATTGGTTTCCTTAaagaagatgattttgaaaagtga